In one Grus americana isolate bGruAme1 chromosome 1, bGruAme1.mat, whole genome shotgun sequence genomic region, the following are encoded:
- the FZD4 gene encoding frizzled-4: MAGGGGGAAGRARLLAVLLAGLLGGARGFGDEEERRCDAIRIAMCQNLGYNVTKMPNLVGHELQADAELQLTTFTPLIQYGCSSQLQFFLCSVYVPMCTEKINIPIGPCGGMCLSVKRRCEPVLKEFGFAWPDSLNCSKFPPQNDHNHMCMEGPGDEEVPLHSKTSLQPGEECHSMGSNSDQYIWVKRSLNCVLKCGYDAGLYSRSAKEFTDIWMAVWASLCFISTAFTVLTFLIDSSRFSYPERPIIFLSMCYNIYSIAYIVRLTVGRERISCDFEEAAEPVLIQEGLKNTGCAIIFLLMYFFGMASSIWWVILTLTWFLAAGLKWGHEAIEMHSSYFHIAAWAIPAVKTIVILIMRLVDADELTGLCYVGNQNLDALTGFVVAPLFTYLVIGTLFIAAGLVALFKIRSNLQKDGTKTDKLERLMVKIGVFSVLYTVPATCVIACYFYEISNWAIFRYSADDSNMAVEMLKIFMSLLVGITSGMWIWSAKTLHTWQKCSNRLVNSGKVKREKRADGWVKPGKGNETMV; this comes from the exons atggcggggggcggcgggggggcggccggcCGCGCCCGGCTGCTGGCCGTGCTGCTGGCGGGGCTGCTCGGCGGGGCGCGGGGTTTCGGCGACGAGGAGGAGCGGCGCTGCGACGCCATCCGCATCGCCATGTGCCAGAACCTGGGCTACAATGTCACCAAGATGCCCAACCTGGTGGGACACGAGCTGCAGGCGGACGCGGAGCTGCAGCTCACCACCTTCACCCCCCTCATCCAGTACGGctgctccagccagctccag ttcttcctctgTTCGGTGTATGTCCCGATGTGCACAGAGAAGATTAACATCCCCATAGGTCCCTGCGGTGGCATGTGCCTCTCTGTCAAAAGGAGATGTGAACCCGTTTTAAAAGAATTTGGCTTTGCCTGGCCGGACAGCCTAAACTGCAGCAAATTCCCACCCCAGAACGATCACAACCACATGTGCATGGAAGGCCCAGGGGATGAAGAGGTTCCCCTTCACAGCAAGACCTCCttgcagcctggagaagagtgCCACAGCATGGGATCTAACTCGGATCAGTACATCTGGGTGAAGAGAAGCTTGAACTGTGTCCTGAAGTGTGGCTATGACGCCGGTCTCTACAGCAGGTCAGCTAAGGAATTCACGGATATCTGGATGGCTGTGTGGGCCAGTCTTTGCTTCATCTCAACTGCCTTTACAGTCCTGACCTTCCTGATTGATTCATCCAGATTTTCCTACCCGGAGCGCCCAATCATATTTTTGAGCATGTGCTACAATATTTATAGCATTGCTTATATTGTGAGGCTAACTGTGGGCCGGGAAAGGATATCCTGTGATTTTGAAGAGGCAGCAGAACCTGTTCTTATCCAAGAAGGTCTTAAGAACACAGGATGTGCTATAATTTTCTTGCTGATGTATTTTTTCGGGATGGCTAGCTCCATCTGGTGGGTTATTCTGACATTGACATGGTTTCTGGCTGCAGGACTGAAGTGGGGCCATGAAGCTATAGAAATGCACAGTTCTTATTTCCATATTGCAGCCTGGGCTATCCCTGCGGTGAAGACCATCGTTATTTTGATTATGAGACTAGTAGACGCAGACGAGCTCACCGGTCTGTGCTATGTTGGGAACCAGAACCTAGATGCGCTGACAGGCTTTGTTGTCGCTCCGCTTTTTACCTACCTGGTCATTGGGACTTTATTCATTGCAGCGGGACTCGTGGCCTTATTTAAAATCAGGTCTAATCTTCAAAAAGATGGAACTAAAACTGACAAACTGGAAAGGCTGATGGTCAAAATCGGCGTCTTCTCAGTGCTGTACACTGTCCCAGCAACGTGTGTCATCGCCTGTTATTTCTACGAAATCTCCAACTGGGCCATTTTCCGCTATTCGGCAGATGATTCCAATATGGCAGTGGAGATGCTCAAAATCTTCATGTCCCTCCTGGTGGGTATTACATCAGGTATGTGGATCTGGTCAGCCAAAACTCTGCACACATGGCAGAAGTGCTCCAACAGACTGGTGAACTCAGGGAAAGTGAAACgggagaagagagcagatgGTTGGGTGAAACCTGGGAAAGGGAACGAGACCATGGTATGA